One region of Kytococcus sedentarius DSM 20547 genomic DNA includes:
- the hisB gene encoding bifunctional histidinol-phosphatase/imidazoleglycerol-phosphate dehydratase HisB: MSSPILFVDRDGTIITEPADHQVDALDKVRFVEGVVPALLRLQEAGWRLVMVSNQDGLGTNAFPQADFDAAHGLVMQVLESQGVHFSEVLIDRSLPEDHAPTRKPGIGLVVHLLKDRTVDWARSAVVGDRETDVQFAAALDVPAYQLATEEELGGTWTWADIAHDLVSAPRRATVERNTSETRIRVSVDLDRPAPAKVSTGLGFFDHMLDQLGKHGGFALEVETAGDLHIDEHHTVEDTGLAIGQALREALGDKRGIGRYGFTLPMDESLATAAIDFSGRPYLVFDCTFTREVVGDLPTEMVEHFWRSLCEAAGLTLNLSVQAENDHHRIEVGFKAVARALRQAIARSGGSELPSTKGML, translated from the coding sequence GTGAGCAGCCCGATCCTCTTCGTCGATCGCGACGGCACGATCATCACCGAGCCGGCCGACCACCAGGTGGACGCGCTGGACAAGGTCCGCTTCGTCGAGGGCGTCGTCCCCGCGCTGCTGCGCCTGCAGGAGGCCGGGTGGCGTCTGGTGATGGTCTCCAACCAGGACGGCCTGGGCACCAACGCCTTCCCGCAGGCCGACTTCGACGCCGCCCACGGGTTGGTGATGCAGGTCCTCGAGAGCCAGGGGGTGCACTTCTCCGAGGTGCTCATCGACCGCTCCCTGCCCGAGGACCACGCGCCCACCCGCAAGCCCGGCATCGGCCTGGTGGTGCACCTGCTCAAGGACCGGACCGTGGACTGGGCGCGCTCCGCGGTGGTCGGCGACCGGGAGACCGACGTGCAGTTCGCCGCGGCCCTGGACGTGCCGGCCTACCAGCTGGCCACCGAGGAGGAGCTGGGTGGGACGTGGACCTGGGCGGACATCGCCCACGACCTGGTGAGTGCGCCCCGGCGGGCCACCGTGGAGCGGAACACCTCCGAGACCCGCATCCGGGTGTCGGTGGACCTCGACCGCCCCGCTCCGGCGAAGGTGTCCACCGGGCTGGGCTTCTTCGACCACATGCTCGACCAGCTCGGCAAGCACGGCGGCTTCGCCCTGGAGGTCGAGACCGCTGGCGACCTGCACATCGACGAGCACCACACGGTGGAGGACACCGGCCTGGCCATCGGGCAGGCCCTCCGCGAGGCACTGGGTGACAAGCGCGGCATCGGCCGCTACGGCTTCACGCTTCCGATGGACGAGTCGCTCGCCACCGCCGCGATCGACTTCTCCGGCCGCCCCTACCTCGTGTTCGACTGCACGTTCACCCGCGAGGTCGTCGGGGACCTGCCCACCGAGATGGTCGAGCACTTCTGGCGCTCGCTGTGCGAGGCGGCCGGCCTCACGCTCAACCTCAGCGTGCAGGCGGAGAACGACCACCACCGCATCGAGGTCGGGTTCAAGGCGGTGGCCCGTGCGCTGCGGCAGGCGATCGCCCGGTCCGGCGGGAGCGAGCTGCCGAGCACGAAGGGGATGCTGTGA
- a CDS encoding imidazole glycerol phosphate synthase subunit HisH: MSPGGRTASPDVVLVDAGGANIASVQFALARLGIDAPLTSDAGRIRCADRVILPGVGAAEAAMRRLRELGLVEVLRSLEQPVAGVCLGMQLLYEGSTEGAGGRAVAQGTGPVECLGLVPGVVTELPGAPGARVPHMGWNVLAPGPAAGGAGEPADEATAGGPGPAELADDPVADVLRRAWAGPSEPRAYFVHSWAAPVTHDTVAVTSHGQPFTAVVRRGTVTGMQFHPERSGDLGSRLLAAFCGVTPGGTA, translated from the coding sequence GTGAGCCCCGGTGGGCGCACCGCATCACCCGACGTGGTGCTCGTGGACGCGGGCGGGGCGAACATCGCCTCGGTGCAGTTCGCGTTGGCGCGCCTGGGCATCGACGCGCCCCTCACCTCCGATGCGGGGCGCATCCGCTGCGCCGACCGCGTGATCCTGCCCGGGGTGGGCGCCGCCGAGGCCGCGATGCGGCGCCTGCGCGAGCTGGGCCTGGTGGAGGTGCTGCGCTCGCTGGAGCAGCCGGTGGCCGGCGTGTGCCTGGGCATGCAGCTGCTCTACGAGGGCTCCACCGAGGGCGCCGGCGGCCGGGCGGTGGCGCAGGGCACCGGGCCGGTGGAGTGCCTGGGCCTGGTGCCCGGCGTGGTCACCGAACTGCCCGGGGCACCGGGCGCGCGGGTGCCGCACATGGGCTGGAACGTGCTGGCGCCCGGCCCCGCAGCAGGCGGTGCGGGTGAGCCTGCGGACGAGGCGACGGCTGGCGGGCCCGGGCCTGCGGAGCTCGCCGACGACCCGGTGGCCGACGTGCTGCGCCGGGCGTGGGCCGGGCCGTCGGAGCCCCGTGCCTACTTCGTGCACTCGTGGGCGGCACCGGTCACCCACGACACGGTCGCGGTGACGAGCCACGGCCAGCCCTTCACGGCGGTGGTGCGACGTGGCACCGTGACGGGCATGCAGTTCCACCCCGAGCGCTCCGGCGACCTCGGGTCCCGACTCCTCGCTGCGTTCTGCGGCGTCACCCCTGGAGGCACAGCATGA
- the hisA gene encoding 1-(5-phosphoribosyl)-5-[(5-phosphoribosylamino)methylideneamino]imidazole-4-carboxamide isomerase, which yields MSENTDTGATATYTCYPALDIRGGEVVRLRQGDYGQQTTYALDPVEQATRYAEAGATWLHLVDLDAALVGGWTLAELVRRIVDATGLRVQAGGGVRSVEDVHAMLSAGAERAVVGSLAVNRPEMVAGWLRQFGPQAITVALDARHGGAEHPRWELPTSGWTEDSGVDMGHLLADYSAVGLRHVLATDISKDGMMQGPGLGLYDHLRGLAADVDVQASGGVRHVEDVRAVREQGCAGVVLGRALLDGELELRDALALEVGA from the coding sequence ATGAGCGAGAACACCGACACCGGCGCAACCGCCACCTACACCTGCTACCCGGCGCTCGACATCCGCGGCGGTGAGGTGGTGCGGCTGCGCCAGGGCGACTACGGGCAGCAGACCACCTACGCCCTGGACCCGGTGGAGCAGGCCACGCGCTACGCCGAGGCCGGGGCCACCTGGCTGCACCTGGTGGACCTCGATGCCGCCCTGGTGGGTGGGTGGACGCTCGCGGAGCTGGTGCGCCGCATCGTGGACGCGACCGGCCTGCGGGTGCAGGCTGGTGGCGGGGTGCGCTCCGTGGAGGACGTGCACGCGATGCTGTCCGCCGGCGCCGAGCGGGCCGTGGTGGGCTCGTTGGCGGTGAACCGCCCGGAGATGGTGGCCGGTTGGCTGCGACAGTTCGGCCCCCAGGCCATCACGGTGGCCCTGGACGCGCGGCACGGCGGTGCGGAGCACCCCCGCTGGGAGCTGCCCACGAGCGGCTGGACCGAGGACTCGGGGGTGGACATGGGCCACTTGCTGGCGGACTACTCGGCGGTGGGCCTGCGGCACGTGCTCGCCACCGACATCAGCAAGGACGGCATGATGCAGGGTCCGGGCCTGGGGCTGTACGACCACCTGCGGGGGCTGGCGGCGGACGTCGACGTGCAGGCCAGCGGCGGGGTGCGCCACGTCGAGGACGTGCGGGCCGTCCGCGAGCAGGGGTGCGCGGGCGTGGTGCTCGGGCGTGCACTGCTCGACGGGGAGCTGGAGCTGCGTGACGCGCTGGCCCTGGAGGTGGGCGCGTGA
- the hisF gene encoding imidazole glycerol phosphate synthase subunit HisF encodes MTAASPTTSGVGAPATRLARRIVPCLDVRDGRVVKGVRFTDHVDAGGIEELAARYAAEGADELVFYDISASPQGRAVDIDWVRRVARLIDIPFSVAGGIRTVEEARAVLHAGADKVSVNTPALERPELVGELAGEFGVQCVVVGIDSLRDTDGTWRVRSHTGDPQAMRQAGRSTLEWVAEVVERGAGEVVLNCMGSDGVRTGYDVEQLAAVRAVCPVPLVASGGAGSVQDFVDVIEQADVDAALAASVFHSGAVAIRDVKAALAGRGIEVREQEAR; translated from the coding sequence GTGACGGCCGCCAGCCCCACCACATCCGGTGTGGGGGCGCCCGCCACCCGGCTGGCGCGCCGCATCGTCCCCTGCCTCGACGTCCGCGACGGGCGCGTGGTCAAGGGGGTGCGCTTCACCGACCACGTCGACGCCGGGGGTATCGAGGAGCTCGCGGCCCGGTACGCCGCGGAGGGGGCCGACGAGCTGGTCTTCTACGACATCTCCGCGAGTCCGCAGGGGCGGGCGGTCGACATCGACTGGGTGCGCCGGGTGGCGCGTCTGATCGACATCCCGTTCTCCGTGGCGGGCGGCATCCGCACCGTCGAGGAGGCCCGCGCGGTGCTGCACGCCGGGGCCGACAAGGTCTCGGTGAACACCCCCGCGCTGGAGCGCCCCGAGCTGGTGGGTGAGCTCGCCGGTGAGTTCGGGGTGCAGTGCGTGGTGGTGGGCATCGACTCGCTGCGTGACACCGACGGCACCTGGCGGGTGCGCTCGCACACCGGTGATCCGCAGGCCATGCGGCAGGCGGGCCGCTCGACGCTGGAGTGGGTCGCCGAGGTGGTCGAGCGCGGCGCCGGCGAGGTGGTGCTGAACTGCATGGGCTCCGATGGGGTGCGCACCGGGTACGACGTCGAGCAGCTGGCCGCGGTGCGCGCGGTCTGCCCCGTGCCCCTGGTGGCCAGCGGAGGGGCGGGATCCGTGCAGGACTTCGTGGACGTCATCGAGCAGGCGGACGTGGATGCGGCCCTGGCCGCGAGTGTCTTCCACAGTGGCGCGGTGGCGATTCGGGACGTGAAGGCCGCCCTGGCCGGGCGCGGCATCGAGGTGCGAGAGCAGGAGGCGCGATGA
- the hisIE gene encoding bifunctional phosphoribosyl-AMP cyclohydrolase/phosphoribosyl-ATP diphosphatase HisIE, whose protein sequence is MSQQQVDRAVLDPAEVDFSRVTDAGRGLVAAVVQDADTLAVLMVGWMDAAALEATQATGRVTFWSRSRGEQWVKGETSGNTLDVVSVHLDCDADAVLVVARPAGPTCHTGAASCFDAASRAGAEAAGAGGEAAASGAGGDAPASEIGATDAPASEIGHLARTIAERHRERPAGSYTTSLFEGGTRRIAQKVGEEGVETALAGVAQGDEELLGESADLLYHLVVLLTDRGLSLADVEAVLRSRRS, encoded by the coding sequence ATGAGCCAGCAGCAGGTGGACCGGGCGGTGCTGGACCCGGCGGAGGTGGACTTCTCCCGCGTCACCGATGCGGGGCGGGGTCTGGTGGCCGCGGTCGTGCAGGACGCCGACACCCTGGCGGTGCTCATGGTGGGGTGGATGGACGCCGCGGCGCTCGAGGCCACCCAGGCCACGGGGCGCGTGACCTTCTGGTCTCGCAGCCGCGGTGAGCAGTGGGTGAAGGGCGAAACCTCGGGCAACACGCTCGATGTGGTGTCGGTGCACCTCGACTGCGACGCCGACGCGGTGCTCGTGGTGGCGCGCCCGGCCGGGCCCACCTGCCACACCGGCGCGGCCAGCTGCTTCGATGCCGCGAGCCGGGCAGGTGCCGAGGCGGCCGGGGCCGGTGGTGAGGCTGCGGCGTCCGGGGCCGGGGGCGATGCTCCCGCATCGGAGATCGGCGCGACGGATGCTCCCGCATCGGAGATCGGCCACCTGGCGCGGACGATCGCCGAGCGGCACCGGGAGCGCCCCGCGGGTTCGTACACCACCTCCTTGTTCGAGGGCGGCACGCGACGGATTGCGCAGAAGGTCGGTGAGGAGGGCGTCGAGACGGCGCTCGCCGGCGTCGCGCAGGGGGACGAGGAGCTGCTCGGCGAGTCCGCCGACCTGCTCTACCACCTGGTGGTGCTGCTGACCGACCGCGGACTGTCGCTGGCCGACGTGGAGGCCGTGCTGCGTTCTCGCCGCAGCTGA
- a CDS encoding cysteine desulfurase family protein, translated as MSPQDASEFVYLDHAASSPQRPEVTEAMAQVAGLPGNPSALHGIGRAARRRVEESREEVAELVGCHPSEVLFTSGGTEADNLAVLGGHEAAGPATAPVVTTHTEHAAVTEAVGRLAAGGAPVRWAEVDAGGVLTASALAEAIEGLGDGGARATLASVVWGNNETGVLQDLPALAEVAGERGCVLHSDAVQVLGHAPLDLSDPRLAGVGLVSLAAHKVGGPQGVGVLVARRGTGLSPTTFGGGQERRVRSGTVPVALAVGMAAAVRAAAGDAARDPARGAESELVAHRAQEAEGAEGARVRALRTAFEERVVALGIGVRVTASGSPRLDHISHVTFEGCRSEDLLFLLDSHGIAVSAGSACSAGVNRPSHVLEAMGEPAPVAASGLRFSWGWSSVAADGERALAVLPEVAERARAAAAV; from the coding sequence ATGTCACCCCAGGATGCGTCTGAGTTCGTCTACCTCGACCACGCCGCCAGCTCGCCGCAGCGTCCCGAGGTGACCGAGGCGATGGCGCAGGTGGCCGGCCTGCCGGGCAACCCCTCGGCGCTGCACGGCATCGGGCGCGCGGCGCGGCGCCGGGTGGAGGAGTCGCGCGAAGAGGTCGCCGAGCTGGTGGGCTGCCACCCCAGCGAGGTGCTGTTCACCTCCGGTGGCACCGAGGCGGACAACCTCGCCGTGCTGGGGGGCCACGAGGCGGCGGGGCCGGCGACGGCACCGGTGGTCACCACGCACACCGAGCACGCCGCCGTGACCGAGGCCGTGGGGCGGCTGGCGGCGGGGGGTGCCCCCGTGCGCTGGGCGGAGGTCGATGCGGGCGGGGTGCTCACCGCATCGGCGCTCGCGGAGGCGATCGAGGGGTTGGGGGATGGGGGCGCGCGCGCGACCCTCGCCTCGGTGGTCTGGGGCAACAACGAGACCGGGGTGCTGCAGGACCTCCCGGCGCTGGCGGAGGTCGCCGGCGAGCGTGGGTGCGTCCTGCACTCCGATGCGGTGCAGGTGCTCGGCCACGCACCGTTGGACCTCTCCGACCCGCGGTTGGCAGGGGTGGGGCTGGTGTCCCTGGCGGCGCACAAGGTCGGAGGGCCGCAGGGCGTGGGGGTGCTGGTCGCACGGCGGGGGACGGGGCTCTCGCCGACGACCTTCGGCGGGGGGCAGGAGCGGCGCGTGCGGTCCGGGACGGTGCCGGTGGCGCTCGCGGTGGGGATGGCCGCGGCCGTGCGGGCGGCGGCGGGGGATGCTGCGCGGGATCCCGCTCGCGGTGCGGAGAGCGAGCTTGTGGCGCATCGTGCGCAAGAGGCGGAGGGTGCGGAGGGGGCCCGGGTGCGGGCCCTGCGCACGGCGTTCGAGGAGCGGGTGGTGGCGCTGGGCATCGGGGTGCGGGTCACCGCATCGGGATCACCGCGGCTGGACCACATCTCGCACGTGACCTTCGAGGGCTGCCGCAGCGAGGACCTGTTGTTCCTGCTGGACAGTCACGGCATCGCCGTCTCGGCGGGGTCGGCCTGCAGTGCGGGGGTGAACCGGCCGAGTCATGTGCTGGAGGCGATGGGGGAGCCCGCCCCCGTCGCCGCCTCGGGGCTGCGCTTCTCCTGGGGGTGGAGCTCGGTGGCCGCGGACGGCGAGCGGGCGCTGGCGGTGCTGCCCGAGGTGGCGGAGCGGGCGCGCGCCGCTGCGGCCGTGTGA
- a CDS encoding HNH endonuclease signature motif containing protein, which yields MLRGPQPAPGVATATDAPDVIRRAAQLTADLEAVRDDLWSLSSDELGPALAVVGELVRAAEAAMTGVTAEAVERGVVHESRAACATAWVREQGGVVAPGRAHRVATVAQATLEPGTQPVREAIWGGGICLDLAAMALRESAKTMPVLPGADRSEVLGYFLQHASGPGARPRELVALQREIVARFGEDTLDDLDDRAKEASGLTERNLPTGLVRFVVDLNQPDAARLRGAVDGLSAPQPEGDHGRTVPDPRSPARRRADALMELIERAQADDEGRNASGCGLAGSSTLIVTLSAETLRQRLSCADPAGRRRGWGRGISELVDGGPDTCGSSTFGDVFTAAELRQIACDADIAPMLLGTDSAPLDVGRTSRAATPSQRALLAVRDGGCTFPGCDRPPSWCHAHHVVHWADGGPTDVDNLALLCVRHHRVVHRDCLTARLVGGRWVWDLGDGPVGETSPWAPPEDDPPDESPPGEAPPWGLPGDDPPDAPPLDWTSS from the coding sequence GTGCTTCGTGGGCCGCAGCCTGCGCCGGGTGTCGCGACCGCCACTGATGCGCCGGACGTCATCCGGAGGGCCGCCCAGCTGACCGCCGACCTCGAGGCGGTGCGGGATGACCTGTGGAGCCTTTCGTCGGACGAGCTCGGGCCTGCCCTGGCCGTGGTCGGGGAGCTCGTGCGGGCGGCGGAGGCCGCGATGACCGGGGTGACCGCGGAGGCGGTGGAACGGGGCGTCGTCCACGAGTCCCGGGCGGCGTGCGCGACGGCGTGGGTCCGTGAGCAGGGCGGGGTGGTGGCTCCCGGCCGGGCGCACCGGGTGGCCACGGTCGCGCAGGCCACCCTGGAGCCGGGGACTCAGCCCGTCCGCGAGGCCATCTGGGGCGGCGGCATCTGCCTGGACCTCGCCGCGATGGCGCTGCGTGAGTCGGCCAAGACGATGCCCGTGCTTCCGGGGGCCGACCGTTCCGAGGTGCTGGGGTACTTCCTCCAGCACGCCTCGGGCCCGGGAGCCAGGCCCCGGGAGCTGGTCGCCCTGCAGCGGGAGATCGTGGCCCGTTTCGGTGAGGACACGCTGGACGACCTGGACGACCGCGCCAAGGAGGCCAGCGGGCTGACCGAGCGGAACCTGCCGACCGGGCTGGTGCGCTTCGTCGTCGACCTGAACCAGCCGGACGCCGCTCGCCTGCGGGGAGCCGTCGACGGTCTGTCGGCGCCGCAGCCGGAGGGTGACCACGGCCGCACCGTCCCCGACCCGCGGTCCCCGGCCCGGCGCCGCGCAGATGCCCTGATGGAGCTCATCGAGCGCGCCCAGGCCGACGATGAGGGCCGGAACGCCTCCGGGTGCGGTCTGGCGGGCTCCTCGACGTTGATCGTGACCCTCTCGGCCGAGACCCTGAGGCAGCGGCTGTCCTGCGCGGACCCCGCGGGGCGCCGGCGGGGCTGGGGGCGGGGGATCAGTGAGCTCGTCGATGGCGGGCCGGACACCTGCGGTTCCAGCACCTTCGGGGACGTGTTCACCGCGGCGGAGCTCCGCCAGATCGCCTGTGACGCCGACATCGCGCCGATGCTGCTGGGCACGGACTCGGCCCCGCTGGACGTCGGCCGGACGTCGCGGGCCGCCACCCCGTCGCAGCGGGCGCTGCTCGCCGTGCGCGACGGTGGGTGCACGTTCCCCGGCTGTGATCGTCCCCCGAGCTGGTGCCACGCACACCACGTGGTGCACTGGGCCGACGGTGGCCCCACGGACGTCGACAACCTGGCCCTGCTGTGCGTGCGGCACCACCGGGTGGTCCACCGCGACTGCCTGACGGCGCGGCTGGTGGGTGGCCGGTGGGTGTGGGACCTGGGCGACGGCCCTGTGGGGGAGACCTCGCCGTGGGCGCCGCCTGAGGACGACCCGCCCGATGAGTCACCGCCGGGGGAGGCCCCGCCCTGGGGTCTGCCGGGCGACGACCCGCCCGATGCCCCGCCCCTAGACTGGACGTCCTCATGA
- the mnmA gene encoding tRNA 2-thiouridine(34) synthase MnmA, giving the protein MRVVAAMSGGVDSAVAAARMIDAGHEVTGVHLALSQSAETLRESARGCCTLEDAGDARRVADALGIPFYVWDMAERFRRDVIEDFVAEYEAGRTPNPCLRCNESIKFAALLDKAVALGFDAVATGHYAQVVEVPDPAAEGGVRRELHRAVDAAKDQSYVLGVLDADQLARAHFPLGDTTKPQIREEAARRGFSVARKPDSHDICFIADGDTRAYLAERLGEQPGNIVDPAGRVLGTHGGAHGYTVGQRKGLGLRVPASDGAPRYVLRTDPATNQVVVGPKEMLGVDVIRADHVRWCGPAPEGETRLGAQIRAHGAEYPARVVVSGADASGSLLSGPGRSEPGDGEIAATAGHQGVTVFLDELVRGVAPGQSVVLYDGTRVVGSATITATDRSRLPELAHPGV; this is encoded by the coding sequence CTGCGGGTGGTGGCCGCCATGAGCGGCGGAGTGGACTCCGCCGTGGCCGCGGCGCGCATGATCGATGCGGGGCACGAGGTCACCGGCGTCCACCTGGCGCTGAGCCAGTCGGCCGAGACCCTGCGGGAGAGCGCTCGGGGCTGCTGCACGCTGGAGGATGCGGGGGACGCTCGCCGGGTCGCCGACGCCCTGGGCATCCCGTTCTACGTGTGGGACATGGCAGAGCGTTTCCGGCGCGACGTCATCGAGGACTTCGTGGCCGAGTACGAGGCCGGCCGCACCCCGAACCCGTGCCTGCGGTGCAACGAGTCCATCAAGTTCGCTGCCCTGTTGGACAAGGCCGTGGCCCTGGGTTTCGACGCGGTGGCCACGGGGCACTACGCGCAGGTCGTGGAGGTGCCGGACCCGGCGGCCGAGGGAGGCGTGCGCCGCGAGCTGCACCGGGCGGTGGACGCCGCGAAGGACCAGAGCTACGTGCTCGGCGTGCTGGACGCCGATCAGCTCGCCCGGGCCCACTTCCCGCTCGGTGACACCACCAAGCCGCAGATCCGCGAGGAGGCAGCCCGCCGCGGCTTCTCGGTGGCACGCAAGCCGGACTCCCACGACATCTGCTTCATCGCCGACGGCGACACCCGGGCCTACCTGGCCGAGCGGCTGGGGGAGCAGCCCGGGAACATCGTCGACCCCGCGGGCCGGGTGCTCGGGACCCACGGGGGAGCCCACGGCTACACGGTGGGGCAGCGCAAGGGGTTGGGCCTGCGGGTGCCGGCGAGTGACGGGGCGCCGCGCTACGTGCTGCGCACCGACCCGGCCACCAACCAGGTGGTCGTGGGCCCGAAGGAGATGCTGGGAGTCGACGTGATCCGCGCCGACCACGTCCGCTGGTGCGGGCCGGCGCCGGAGGGCGAGACCCGACTGGGTGCCCAGATCCGAGCCCACGGCGCGGAGTACCCGGCACGCGTGGTGGTCAGTGGCGCGGACGCCTCTGGGTCGCTCTTGAGCGGGCCCGGGCGCAGCGAGCCCGGGGACGGTGAGATCGCCGCCACCGCGGGGCACCAGGGGGTGACCGTGTTCCTTGATGAGCTGGTCCGCGGGGTGGCCCCGGG